One Kaistella polysaccharea DNA segment encodes these proteins:
- a CDS encoding NAD(P)-dependent alcohol dehydrogenase, with product MSDNNIKAFGAASKDADLEEMTIDRRSVKPTDIEIDILYCGVCHSDLHTARNDWGGTKYPAVPGHEIVGRITKIGEQVTKFKVGDLAGVGCMVDSCRECESCKQDLEQYCLNGSTGTYNGNDKHLNQQTFGGYSEKVIVDEAFVLKIPENLDLKAVAPLLCAGITTWSPLKHWNVKEGSKVAVVGLGGLGHMAIKLAKGLGAEVTLISRSPDKIQDGLDLGADSVVISTYENEMKAAEGKFDLIIDTVPYDHDINPYISTLNISGTLVLVGFIGKMDEALLSVPLVLGRRSVAGSLIGGIKETQEMLDFCGEHNILPEIEMINMQDINEAYERMLKSDVRYRFVIDMASLKN from the coding sequence ATGAGCGACAATAATATTAAAGCATTTGGGGCAGCTTCGAAAGATGCAGATTTAGAAGAAATGACAATTGACCGAAGAAGTGTAAAACCTACGGACATTGAGATTGATATTTTATACTGCGGCGTTTGTCACAGCGATTTACACACTGCACGAAATGATTGGGGTGGCACAAAATATCCTGCTGTTCCGGGCCACGAAATTGTGGGAAGAATTACAAAAATTGGTGAACAAGTCACCAAATTTAAAGTTGGAGATTTAGCCGGAGTTGGCTGTATGGTGGATTCTTGTCGAGAATGTGAAAGTTGCAAACAGGATTTGGAACAATATTGCCTGAACGGCTCAACTGGAACTTATAACGGAAATGACAAACATTTAAACCAACAAACTTTCGGTGGTTATTCTGAAAAAGTTATTGTTGATGAAGCCTTTGTTCTAAAAATCCCTGAGAACCTTGATTTGAAAGCGGTTGCTCCTCTACTTTGTGCGGGCATTACAACATGGTCTCCTTTGAAACACTGGAATGTAAAAGAAGGCAGTAAGGTCGCGGTTGTAGGTTTAGGCGGTTTGGGTCATATGGCCATAAAACTGGCTAAAGGTTTAGGTGCTGAAGTCACTTTAATTTCCAGAAGTCCTGATAAAATTCAAGATGGATTAGACCTCGGCGCAGATTCTGTGGTAATTTCTACCTACGAAAATGAAATGAAAGCGGCCGAAGGAAAATTTGATTTGATTATTGATACCGTTCCTTATGATCATGATATCAATCCTTATATTTCTACTTTAAATATTAGCGGAACTTTAGTTTTAGTAGGTTTTATCGGTAAAATGGACGAAGCACTTTTATCGGTTCCATTGGTTTTAGGTCGAAGATCAGTTGCAGGTTCCTTGATTGGTGGAATTAAAGAAACTCAAGAAATGCTGGATTTCTGCGGTGAACACAATATTTTACCAGAAATTGAAATGATCAACATGCAAGATATTAACGAAGCTTATGAAAGAATGTTGAAAAGCGATGTTCGTTACCGTTTCGTAATTGATATGGCTTCCTTAAAAAATTAA